One part of the Populus alba chromosome 18, ASM523922v2, whole genome shotgun sequence genome encodes these proteins:
- the LOC118054149 gene encoding 26S proteasome regulatory subunit RPN13, producing MFAGAKAKDDSQLCSSVNYYINRPFEFLDEEDPDASTPFQVFEDMLEDNISLRTGNLVVPNLGAEVTSSSRPVKLEDLQRILSNIGGGGSSGDPDEGLGLGDILKPDLIMPLNETLPLEEGLTSHLPEV from the exons ATGTTTGCAGGAGCCAAAGCTAAAGATGATTCACAATTGTGTAGCTCTGTCAACTATTATATTAATCGTCCATTTG AGTTCCTTGATGAAGAAGATCCTGACGCTTCTACTCCTTTCCAAGTTTTTGAAGACATGCTTGAAGATAATATCTCATTAag GACTGGAAACTTAGTTGTCCCAAACCTTGGTGCAGAAGTAACCTCTTCATCGAGACCAGTGAAATTGGAAGACTTGCAAAGAATCCTGAGTAATATTGGTGGTGGAG GTAGTTCGGGTGATCCAGATGAAG GCTTAGGATTAGGTGATATACTGAAGCCTGATTTGATAATGCCATTGAATGAGACATTGCCACTTGAAGAAGGATTAACATCTC